TTGGTAGTCCCCCGCGGCGGCGTCGTCGTCGGCGGCGGCGGCTTCCTCGCTCCCTTGACCAGCCGGTCTCGACAGGCCTGACCGGCCTCGACGATCGCCCTCACACGAGCCAGCGCGCGCTGGTCGAGTGCCGGACCTGCCACCATCCCTCGCGGTAGATCGCGCTCTCCACGGCCTGCTGGTCCTCCAACTCGCCGATGATCCTGGACACGCCGGCAGCCCGGGGCCACTCCTGTCCGAGTCGGGCGACGGCTGCTCTGGCGACGGCCTCGTCGTGGTGCAGCCCGAGTGAGTCCTGCAGCGCGGACATCGCGTCAGCGAGGTCTCTCGCACGATCACCGAGACACGGCTCGGCGGCCTCCGCCGCGTAGCGCAACCGCTTGGCCACCTTCCGCACCTCGTGCAGCGCCTCATCGCGGCGGCCCGCCGGGGCGTGCTCGGCTGCGGTCGCCGCGGCCTGGAGGCGTTCCCACTCCGCGCGCAGGCCCCGACGAAGCTCACCGCGTGCGTGTCGCTCTGCCCTGGACGACCACGGTGGCCACCCGGCCGCGGCGAGAGCCAGCACCAGCGCGTCGTACCGCTCACTGTCCAGCGCGACGCGCGCCGCGCCACGCGCAGCGTCCAGGTCTTCGGACAGGGACTCGTCGATCCACCCCTCCTGCGCCGCATCGGGAGCCTCATGGCGGGCGACCAGTGCCCCGAGATGGTCGCGCAGCACCTCCAGGTCCCGCTCCCGCCCCAGGACGTCGACCAACCAACCCAGCTCCTTGCGGATCTCCCGGGCAGCCCGGCGGTCGAAGTCACGGCGGTAACAGGCCAGGGCGGCCCGGATCCGCCGGCAGGTGACGCGCATCTGGTGCACCGCATCGGGCAGGTCGGCGCGCACCTGGGGGTCGAGCTGGCGCAACCGACGCACCTGCGCGCCGAGGTAAGGGGCGAGCACATCACGAACGCTCGGGCGGCTCCGTCCCTGCCCGAGCGCCGACCTGTCAGGCAGGACGTCCAGCACGTGGGCAAGCTTGGAGGCGTACGTCGCCGGTGTTGCACCCGCGCTCCGGAGACGTGCCGCGGCAGCGTGGGCCAGCTCGCGGTCCTGCCGGACGAGCTCGATCTCCCACTCTCGCCACACCAGCCGCGTCCCCCGCCCATCGTGCCACCGCTCCCCGACGACACGGTCGTCGCAGACCTCGGCCACCACGCGGCCCGCCGCATCGACGAGGGGAATCACCGTGCGTCGCGTGCGGATCGTGCCGACTCGTTCCAGGGCAGCGCGCCGGGTCGTGCCGCTCAGCAGATCCTCGAAGCACCGAGGAACCCGCTCGTCGTCACCCAGCGGTACCCGCAGCTCGTGACGCCCGGAGTCTCCCGGCAGCTTCAGGTGCCACCCTGCGTCGTCGCCCCCACGGCGACGACGCAGGGTGATCCCCAGCGCCACCAGGTCGAGACCGGGCGAGTCGTAGTAGGAGGCCTCGAGGTTTATCTCCCGCGAGACTCCGACCGCGCTCACGTGGGGCAGGCCGGCCAGATCCGGCAGCGGCGTGTCGACTGCGACGTCGAACTTCGACTCGATCTCCAGGACGTGGCTCTCGACGCTCATGCTTCCTCCACCCACAGTGGTTCGGGAGCCATCGTGTCGTGGTCAGGGCCCGATGGCAGGGGTCCAAGGTCCCGCTCCGGGCGGCAGTTCGCCCCTGATCCGGGCCTGCCGGGGACCGCGACGATGGAGCACCGAGAGCAGGACGAAGGGAGACCCGCCATGGGATCGGGACGTGTCGCCGTCCGGACGTGCGGCCTGAGCAAGCGGTTCGGGAGGAACGTCGCCCTGGCCCGTCTCGACCTCACCGTCGCGGCGGGCACGATCTGCGGCTTCCTCGGACCCAACGGTGCCGGCAAGACCACCGCCATCAAGCTGCTCGCCGGGCTCTACCGGCCCACGGCCGGTACCGTCGAGGTCCTCGGGCAGGACGTGTCCCGGGCCCGCGACCGGGTGCAGGCCTC
This region of Nocardioides sp. L-11A genomic DNA includes:
- a CDS encoding CYTH and CHAD domain-containing protein; translation: MSVESHVLEIESKFDVAVDTPLPDLAGLPHVSAVGVSREINLEASYYDSPGLDLVALGITLRRRRGGDDAGWHLKLPGDSGRHELRVPLGDDERVPRCFEDLLSGTTRRAALERVGTIRTRRTVIPLVDAAGRVVAEVCDDRVVGERWHDGRGTRLVWREWEIELVRQDRELAHAAAARLRSAGATPATYASKLAHVLDVLPDRSALGQGRSRPSVRDVLAPYLGAQVRRLRQLDPQVRADLPDAVHQMRVTCRRIRAALACYRRDFDRRAAREIRKELGWLVDVLGRERDLEVLRDHLGALVARHEAPDAAQEGWIDESLSEDLDAARGAARVALDSERYDALVLALAAAGWPPWSSRAERHARGELRRGLRAEWERLQAAATAAEHAPAGRRDEALHEVRKVAKRLRYAAEAAEPCLGDRARDLADAMSALQDSLGLHHDEAVARAAVARLGQEWPRAAGVSRIIGELEDQQAVESAIYREGWWQVRHSTSARWLV